In the Orcinus orca chromosome 19, mOrcOrc1.1, whole genome shotgun sequence genome, ATGAGCAGGATCTCCTCTTGGTCCATCGCCCCGACATGCCTGAGAACCCCCGAGTCCTACGAGCGGTCCTCCTGGGTGCCCCGAATGCAGGAAAGTCAACCCTCTCCAACCAGCTGCTGGGCCGAAAAGTATGCTGCATCCTTGACACTCCCGACCCTTTCATTTCTCACTTCTTACTGTGCCTTCGTGGATTGTTCTAGAGGGATCTGGGACCTCACTTGGGACTTCTTTGTTCCTGGCAGGTGTTCCCTGTCTCCCAGAAGGTGCACACCACTCGCAGCCAAGCTCTGGGGGTCATCACAGAGAAAGAGACCCAGGTGGTGGGTACTTGCAATGGATGTCCAGCAAACAGGACAGAGGTTGAAGCTAAGAGGGTCTCCCTTACTGTTGGACCTGAAGAAAATGATGCTTAGGCTCACTGCTCTGAGGGAAGGGGGCTCCTCTTCCTTTTAGGCCTGTGCAGTTCCCTCTCTACCTTCCCCCTTTGGCATCTAGTCAGAAAGGTCTCACTGCCTCTTTACTGCTTCCTAGTCTTCCAGATATTCACAGTTGTTCTCTTTCTCCTGGATCCTATCTAGAATTAAAGCAAGGCTGGAGGGTAAAAATTGGCCAAGAAGTGGGGGCAGGCTCCTGACATCAAGGGTGGGTGACCTTTCACTACCCAGCCATAATTTTTCCTCCTGGGGTCGGGGGTCTGCACatctctttttcctgattttagattTTACTTGACACACCTGGCCTCATCAGCCCTGCTAAACAGAAAAGGTAATATCTGGGGAAACAGGGAGTTGTAGGGGGGAAAGATGTTGAAGAGGGAGTGGGGAGATTCCATCATAGGGGCTAGAAAACCCCCTTATCACACCCCATCCCTCCTCAGGAGGGCATCACTCCCAAGACCCTTTCTGATCTATGTATGTCTGTCCCTTAGGCACCATCTGGAGCTCTCTTTGTTGGAAGATCCATGGAAGAGCATGGAATCTGCTGATCTGGGTTAGGCTCAGGATGGGAATCTGAAGCCCAATTTACATGGTCATGGCCTCTCATTGCTGATAGTTTGGGGGGAATGAGGGTTGGCCAGATCCCATACCCTGGAAGTTTTGGGGGTTAAGGGGAATGAGTGGTCATAACCTTGTCCTCCCTACACTGCCAACTGCCAGTTGTGGTTCTTGTGGATGTCTCGGACAAGTGGACTCGGAACCAGCTCAGTCCCCAGGTGCTCCAGTGCTTGACCCAGTTCTCCCAAGTCCCCAGCATCCTTGTCATGAACAAGGTGAGCACCACCTACCTGAGGAAGGGGTCTACTTCAAGGGTCCCGTCTCACTGACCACAGTCCTCTGcccgtcccccacccccaggttgaTTGCCTGAAGCAGAAGTCAGTTCTCCTGGAGCTTACAGCAGCCCTCACTGAAGGTGTGGTCAATGGCAAGAAACTCAAAATGAGGCAGGCTGTCCGCTCGCAGCCGGGCAACCATTGCTCCAGCCCAGCAGCTAAGGGCCCAAACACACTGTCTGTGGGAGACCCTCAGCGGATTGGCTGGCCCCACTTCCAGGAGATCTTCATGTTGTCAGCCCTAAGCCAGGAGGATGTGAAAACACTAAAGGTCAGTTGGCCTTGACCATAGCCTGGCCCTTGGtttccaccatgtgaagacaagcCTCAGAGTTCCTCCTCTTGGAAGTGAGAGTGAGAGGAAAGTCCTGCTTGGGACTGAGATGCCTACCTACTCCCTCTGTGCCCATAGCAATACCTCCTGGCACAGGCCCGGCCAGGGCCCTGGGAGTTCCACAGTGGAGTCCTCACCAGCCAGACGCCTGAGGAGATCTGCGCCAACATGATCCGAGAGAAGCTCCTGGAGTACCTGCCCCAGGAGGTGCCCTACAACGTGCAGCAGGTGCAGGCACAGTTAGGGGTCATGGGGCTCTCCATCAGGCACACACCCGGAGCAGACAGCTGGGTCCCGAAGAGGGCGGGGTAGGGGCCTGCCTGACCAGTCACGGTGTCTCCCTGTGCAGAAGACGGTAATGTGGGAGGAAGGGCCAGACGGGAAGCTGATGATTGAGCAGAAGCTTCTGGTGCCCAAAGAATCTCACATGGTAAGCAGGGCCAGGCTTGGAGGAGGGACCAATGCTCTGTTAGGCAGGGGTTCTTCCCTGACTGCTTGGGAGCTCTGAGAGCAGGCTCACGTCCCTGTCTTTTACCCCACCCTCAGAGGATCCTGATCGGTCCGAAAGGGCACCTGATCTCCCAGGTGGCACAGGAGGTGGGCCGCGACCTCATGAACATCTTCCTCTGTGAAGTTCAGCTCCGCCTGTCTGTGAAACTCCTCAAGTGACCACCCTCTGATATCTTTCCCAAGGCATCCCCGCCCAGGCTGCTGGCGGGAGCCACTGACCAGAGCTGCCCTTACCTGGGGCCTGCAGGGCCTGGAGCCAGGCCTGGACAGTGACTGGGTGGCTGGCCGAGTATGCACAGCCCCTGCCCGGCCATGCCTCCTGCTGGAGGAAGGAATCTGCCTTAGCCTGGTTCCCACGTAGTTCCTCTGCCTGGGCCTGTAGCTACTTAGGTCTTAGAAGCTGGCCCTTTGGTGTGGGAGCACTTCTGCCACCTGGCATTGGGCCGAGTTTCTTCCTGAGTTGTTAGCCGGGAGatctttcccctctcccctcagttCGTACACCTTGCAGCTGTGTAAGGACCCACGTGTCCTGAGTGAGATAGTGCCTCCCACCTGCTCCTCAAGTCCTTGATCCCTCTCTCCAATCTCGGATGCTAATAAAGTTGAAAGACAAGCAGCATTCTGGgtctcatctttatttctttagaacaggagagagaaaacGTACCCATTCCCTCCACCCCTACCCCGTTGTCTGAGCTGGAGTCTCCCTCCCTTCAGTAGGCTGCTCCAGGGTCCCGAGCAATCTTCTTGGCACGTTTTCTGGGTGCAGCAAGAGAACCGTTACCATTACTAAACTCAGTAATGGTAACGGTTTCCTCGCCACCCCCAAGTGCCCTGGCGGTCGGCAGGCTGTGATAGGCTGAGCAGTGAGAACGGTGGGCTTGCAGCAACCCCTGGCCTCTTCAtcagcctccagagctgggagTACCCGGACTAGTACATCATCTATACTGTAGTGTCTCATCACAAACTTACAGTATATGATGATATCCCAGCCAGGGCCCTGCAGGAGGCACAGGGAGCATGGCTTGAAGAGCACTGTGGCAGAGAGAGCCAGGCACTGGGGGCACAGCAGGACAGGTCAGGGATGGACACAGCTCCCCACTCCCTGGCCGGCATCTCCTTGATCCTGTGGTCAAGGGCAGCCTGAAGGGGACTGATCCAAAGAGCCCTTCAGAGCTAGGGTCTGTTGAGATGTCCTTAGGGACCCAGTGCTGTAGTTTAACAAGCCAGAGGTCACATAATGAAGCGGAAAATTTCCTCTGGTCAGACCAACAAGCAGACAGACCCAGAGGGGGAACACTTACCTGGGGCTGGAACTGCAGACTAAGGCCTTTGGAAGTAGGGAAACCctgtccctcctgcctctccactCAAGCTGCTCCCTTTTAATCCACCAGCTGGCCCCTCCCCTTGGGCGGGGCACTTTCCCGGGTTCTGGAAGGCCCTGCCTCTTAACCCTTTCCCTGCTAGACTCCTTGGACTGAGGGTCACTGGCCCTTCTCCATTAGGCCCTTTGTCACATActcttggcaatttttttttttcccctccccgaGTAcgcgggagcacaggctccggacgcgcaggctcagcggccatggctcacgggcccagctgctccgcggcatgtgggatcctcccggaccgggtcacgaacccgtgtcccctgcatcggcaggcgaacgctcaaccactgcgccaccagggaagccctgtcacatACTCTTTTATGGACCTTGCTAAGCCTGCTAGGCTTGGGCCTGGCTGAAGAAAAAACAGCCTCACCCCAGCCATCCTGCAGGGCTTAATTGCTGGTCAGAGCcctggggaggtggtggtggttgtttttggTGGTGGGAATGTTAGTTTGAATCTCTATAAGGCAGGGAGGGTCCTGACAGCTGGATCTTGGGGCAAGCGCTGACCTAAATTTCAGTCCCCCGGCCCTTGTCTATGTTTATGCTGAACCCAAGGAGGCCGGACCCTTTGCCCACCTCTGCCAGGGCAAGGTCCTCTAGGGGGAGGGGTCCTCTGCTGGAACATTTGAGGGTGGCTGGCTGAGTCCCAAGCTCACGTGGGAGCCAGCTTAGGAAAGGGTAGGGGCTGTTTGTCAGAGCTCAAGGCCCCCAGAGTGAGAGCCCGGCAGTATTAAGTTCTCTGCCTCTGGGAAAGGTGAGACTTGGAGTAGAGACTCCTCAAAGCAGGGCCTCTGCTCCTTGGACCCCCATTCTGGGGAACACGTCTGCTTTTctgctccctccccttctcctctcctaGACCATCTGGTGTGTATTCTGGGAAGCAGTTACACCCCCCTCTGCAGGGGCAGATGAGGCCAGGAtggggagtgaggggagagaCCCAAACTTCTTTCGGTTCCTTGGAGGTGTTTTATCTCCTGCCGTCACAGAGGCTTGACACATGCTCTTGACTCTGTTTGATGatcttccctcctttcttgtCTAGTTAACTCATTCCCTCTTCAGATCTCTAAGTGTCTCTTCTGCAGGGAAGTTTTTCCTGGCTAGTTAAATCCCCGTTATGGGCTCgtttatttgtgtgattattcACATTAAGCAAATAATCACGAGGGCCTGGTTTATTCACCATTGTATCTCTACCACAGAGCAGTGACTAAACAGGCATTCACGTCGGATGACTGATgtgatgtgggggaggggagagacttTGACCTGGGGAGGCAGACTGACAAAGATGTGGCTCTCTCAGGCAAGCCATTTTCTTGGACCATCCATGTTCGCCTTTGTAAACAGGAGCAATAACAGTCCCCAGTTCGCAGAGCTGTGAGAGCTAGGTGATGAGCTGCtggtaaagcacttagcacttaGCCCACAGAAGGGGTTAAACAAATTAATGCCTACTTCACCCGCTTCCCACAGGGGCTCGCTGAAGGCCGCAGGTGAGGCCTGTtgcttcttttaaattaattaattatttatttttggctgcattgggtcttcgttgctgtgcgtgggctttctctagttgtggcgagcggagactactcttcgttgcagtgtgcgggcttctcatcgcagtggcttctcttgttgcggagtccgggctctaggcacgcgggttctggagcacaggctcagtagttgtggctcacaggcttagttgctctgcggcacgtgggatcttcccggaccagggttcgaacccgtatcgcctgcattggcaggcagattcttttttttttttgcggtacatgggcctctcactgttgtggcctctcccgttgcggagcacaggctccggatgcgcaggctcagcggccatggctcactggcccagccgctcctcagcatgtgggatcttcccggaccggggcacgaacccgcgtcccctgcatcggcaggcggactctcaaccactgtgccaccagggaagccctggcaggcagattcttaaccactgcgccaccagggaggtcccgagACCTGTTGTTGAACATCTGAAAACTCATGAAATACTCTTGAAAGCAGCTGGAGGCCATAGAGAAAGCCCAGGTTTAGAGGTAACAGGTCTGGAGTGACAGTCCCGACTCCATTGCATCCACTTCTGTGCCTCTGGGCCAAGTGCTCTCTGCTTCAGTCTCCTCAAATATAAAATGGGCGCTGTCCAACCTACCTCAAGCGGTGGTTACAAGGATTATGGGAGCACTCATGTCAAACACCCAGATCAGAGCCCAGCGTGCATGAaccaatgtcagtttccttctctcctttcccgtTTCACTCCCTTGCTGTGTGACTGGGGGCAAATGCCACTGTTCTGAGCTTTGGTGATAATACGTATCTTACCAAgttgtaagaattaagtgagaAATGTGGGTGAGAAGCCTTTATAGACCCAGGTGCTCTAACCCAGTGAGGAATTATCCTTGTCTACTCCTGCCTCCCTGCGACCCCCTTTCCTGTCCTGTGACCCCACAGATAGTCCAGGCTCCTTTCCCAGAGTAAAGCCTTCATGCACTAGGGCCAAATTCATGCCACTCGCTGGCTAGGTTTCCACTTAGACCCTGGGAGCCAAGTCCAGGGGTGAGCATGGACAGAACTCGGGGGTCCTGGAGGTAGAGGAGAAATATCTCCACCAGCCAGAGATCTTGTGACTGTGGCCTCAAGCTGGGTGGAGGAGCCTGCGCTCAGGGTGTGGGCTGAAGGAGAGCCTGAGCCTGGGCGGGGTAGTCTGGGGACCCTGATTAGCAGACTTAGGGCTATCAGGGTAGGGGCCCTTTTGCTTATCAGGAGCTTGCAGGGGCCACAGTAGAACCTGAGGACACTTCATGCTGAGGGCGGTCTCCTGGATGGCTGCTTTTCCATCCTTCTCCCTCCTTAGAACCCTGAGGGGAGTGAGGTTGGGAGTACTTCTCCCTTTCTGCAGGTCACATGGAGACTCTGCCCCTTGCCTGGCAGCCAGCCTGGGGTTGGGGGACACAATCCCAGTCCTTGGGAGAAGCCTTATATGCTCACAGCTTTTGCTTCAGACTAGGAGCTTCATGGCTCTCCTGAGACTGGGGTGGGCTTGTCCGGGACCTTATCCTTCCAAAGTCTGATTCCAGTCCCTGCCACTGCAGCTTTAAACGTTTGACTCTTATTTTGTCCTTCTTTGGATGAAGTCCTTAAACCATGTGCTGAGTGATGAAATTAAGGACAGTAAGATCTGCAAGTTTCCTTCAAAATCATGAAGTTCAAGTCCCTCCTTTATataagagaggaaactgaggcccagaggaggggagGATATATCATCCAAAGCCTCAGGGTTCCCTCCACCTCTGAGAATCAGGGAACCCATGACCCTATGAGGAATAGGAAGGCAGCAGCAGGTACCCACAGGTACACAGACATACAGagtcacacacagatacacatacacaacacacatgTATGATGTCTGCATAGACCTATAACACACGGAGATACACATCAAAAAAACTGGACTCAGCTAGTAAAATTactcttcattttctcttggTTGTTTTACTAAGTTTCACGAAGTCGGCAGTTTTGTACAAAGATAAAAGAAGGCCGAAAGATACGGTCTTTCAATGTCTCACTCACAGCACAGTTAGCAGCAAAACTCATCTTGGAACCAAGGACTTCAAGAAGTTCTGGGAAGCTGTCACTCTCCTGTTTTGCTTTAGATGCAGGGGACTCAAAGCAAGAGGCTGTTGTGGTTCTAGGAGCTTAACAGGTGTTAGAAAGAAAGGCTGGAAAACTGATCTAATCCTTACTCTCCACGTGGTAGATTGGGGCTTGCGACCTGGGGCTTCGTCAGAGATTACTGCTGGCGAGCGCCTTTCCTCCCGGCTTGGTTTCGTCATGACTGGCCTGGGAAGCCTCGCCTAACCCTCCCTGACACTTGCCCCTGTGTCTAGGCTTGGACCTTCTCTGTTCTCCTTATCACACTGTGAGAATTCATCTGATCCCTTATCTGTCCCCAGCTGCTCCGTGAGCAGGCACCTTGTCGGATTCTTCTCTACGGCCCCAGCACCCTTCATGGGCCTTATCCTGGGAGATGCTCAGAGAAAGCCTTACACTGAACAGATGCCTTGCAGACAGTGACCAGCGTGTACTCCCGTTCTCAACACATCCCCTTACACGCTCTATTCCTGTTGGCCCCATGAGCAAGGGCACGATTTGAGCAATGAACTCAGGTGCCGCGGGTCATAGCAATGGCTTCTCTGGGGGCCTTGCCAACGTCCATCAGTTTCCGAAAGATGACTGCATGCCAATTTTATAACAGAAACTGAAGCTCTGGGAGGAAACTCATGACCCTGGGTCACACAGTAACCAGGAAAAGAGGCAAGACTACAACTCTGCTCTCTAAACTCCAGATCCCAAGCTCTGTGCACAAACCTGCTATGAAATGAGGTTGAtcttgtgtgtgtctctgtggggCCTTAGAAAGTTTCAGAGGCAATGGAATCAGACCCGAGCTTTGCCACCTACCAGTAATGTGATTCTGACCACAACGCttgcttcatctctctgagccttggtctcCTCGTCTCTAAAATGGGGCTGACCTCGGGAAGACTCAGTGAAAGTGTACGTGGGAAGCTCCCAATGGAGTCGGGATTCCCTCCTTGCTTCTGCTTCCTCAGATACTCCCACCCGTCTCACCCCTTTTTAAGCCTCTTCCACACCTGCTCTTGGCCAACTGCAACCCAGCAACAATGCTCTGCATTCTCTGACCTCCTGCGGCTCACGAGCCAGGCCCTCGTATGGAGCTCACACGCCCTGGAAGCACAGGCCAGGCCCTCTGA is a window encoding:
- the ERAL1 gene encoding GTPase Era, mitochondrial codes for the protein MAASGRRGAELLRTVLGVWPPGPDAAREWVTRLPLLLGSQQRCVSCVSGPAFSGPRLASASRPNGQSSALDCFLGLSQPDSSLNFRVPAVSMHRDEQDLLLVHRPDMPENPRVLRAVLLGAPNAGKSTLSNQLLGRKVFPVSQKVHTTRSQALGVITEKETQVILLDTPGLISPAKQKRHHLELSLLEDPWKSMESADLVVVLVDVSDKWTRNQLSPQVLQCLTQFSQVPSILVMNKVDCLKQKSVLLELTAALTEGVVNGKKLKMRQAVRSQPGNHCSSPAAKGPNTLSVGDPQRIGWPHFQEIFMLSALSQEDVKTLKQYLLAQARPGPWEFHSGVLTSQTPEEICANMIREKLLEYLPQEVPYNVQQKTVMWEEGPDGKLMIEQKLLVPKESHMRILIGPKGHLISQVAQEVGRDLMNIFLCEVQLRLSVKLLK